The genomic window GGTCGTTCTGTTGCGAATTACAATTCCTTTGGCAATCAATTCGTCGTATCTCTTATTGGCATCATCCACTTTTATCAAAATGAAATTGGCTTCTGTTGGATATATTTTTTCAACAAAATTTACCTCATGTAACACTTTAAGTAAAGACTCTCTTTCTTTTAGAATTGAATTTATTTCATTTTTAATTTTATCTTCATCTTTCAAACGTTCCAAAGCTCTTTGCTGTGTCAGTTCGTTTACGTTATAAGGCGGTTTTATTTTATTTAAAACTGCAATTACCTCGGCAGAAGCATAACAAATTCCCAAACGAATTCCCGCTAAACCGTATGCTTTTGAAAGTGTTTGTGTAATAATCAAATTCGGATACTGATTCAATTTTTCTAACCAACTTGCCTTATCTGAAAAATCAATATAAGCTTCGTCAATCACAATAAATCCATTGAATTTTTCCAATAAAGTGGTTACACTTTCTGTTGTAAAAGAATTTCCTGTTGGATTATTTGGCGAACATAAAAAGATGATTTTAGTATTTTCGTCAACAGCATCTAAAATCTTTTCTACTTGTGGCTGAAAATCAGCTGAAAGTAAAACTTCTCTGTTTTCAATGTTATTCAGGTTTGACAAAACACAATACATTCCGTAAGTTGGTGGTAATGAAATAATGTTGTCAATTTTTGGTTCGCAAAAAGCTCTGAATAGCAAATCTAATACTTCGTCACTTCCGTTTCCAAGTAAAATTTGATTTGTATTAACCTTTTTTTGCTTTGCCAAAACTACTTTTACACTGCTTTGTTGCGGATCCGGATAACGATTCACACCATTTTGGAACGGATTTTCATTGGCATCCAAAAAAATCATATCTGCTGTATCAAAATCCTCAAATTCATCACGTGCCGAAGAATATGGCTTCATCGACTTAACGTTTTCCCTAACTATATTATTTACGTTGAAATCTTTCATTTTTAATTACGTTGTTTTATATGCTGGATTTTCTCCATTTGTATAACATTGTTCTTTTGCGATTTTCAATATCATTAATTCTGAACCCTGTTATATCTTCAATTCTATAAATTACTGCTCCTTCATCTTCACCAAGTTTTCCAATGCAATGGAAAATGAAATCAGTTTCAGAAACTTCAAGAATAAAACCTGAAAAATAACTTGAACTATTAATTTCCAAACTTGTTATTTTATCTAAATTTCCTTCCATTTGTTTTAGAAGTTCAAATTGCCAATCTTCATTTTCAGTAAGGTGAATATTTGTTTCTTCTTCTTTTTCCAATTCATTTGAATAGTCAATCACACATTGCATTGCTTTTGCATATTCATCATTAAAATCAACACTTTGAATATCTGAAATTTGAGCGATGATTATACCATCCTTTTTACCATATTTAGTGTAATGCTGGATTTTCACTAAATTTTCATTATAGTCAATTACATAACCACACCAAAATCCTTCATCGTCATTGTATTTCCACAATCCAATAAGCTCTTTATTTAGTTTTGATCTTTCTAATATTTTATTAAATATACTCATCTAATGATTTATTACATTTTTTTAATCCCTAAAGGTTTTAAGAAATCTTGCAGGATGCTAATCTCAAAGTAACTGCATTTTTGTGTGCCTGCAATCCTTCGGCTTCTGCCATAATTTCTATTGCTTTACCAATGTTTTGAATACCATTTTCGGATATTTTCTGAAAAGTCATCGATTTGGTAAAACTATCCAAATTCACTCCGCTGTAATTCTTGGCATATCCGTTTGTTGGCAATGTATGATTGGTTCCTGAAGCATAATCTCCAGCACTTTCCGGCGTATAATTTCCAATGAAAACCGAACCTGCATTTCCTATATTACGTACATAAAAATCTTCGTCTTTAGTACAGATAATAAAGTGTTCAGGACCATATTCGTCAATTAATTCTAATGCAATTTTATCATTTTCGACAAAAATCAATTTTGAATTAGCAATGGCTTTTTCGGCAATAGCTTTTCTTGGTAAAACTTCTAATTGCTTTTGAACTTCCTCTTCTACTTCATCAATCAATTCCAATGAAGTGGAAACCAAAATCACCTGACTATCAGTTCCGTGTTCAGCTTGTGATAATAAATCGGAAGCGATGAAAGCCGGAAC from Flavobacterium eburneipallidum includes these protein-coding regions:
- the hisC gene encoding histidinol-phosphate transaminase, translated to MKDFNVNNIVRENVKSMKPYSSARDEFEDFDTADMIFLDANENPFQNGVNRYPDPQQSSVKVVLAKQKKVNTNQILLGNGSDEVLDLLFRAFCEPKIDNIISLPPTYGMYCVLSNLNNIENREVLLSADFQPQVEKILDAVDENTKIIFLCSPNNPTGNSFTTESVTTLLEKFNGFIVIDEAYIDFSDKASWLEKLNQYPNLIITQTLSKAYGLAGIRLGICYASAEVIAVLNKIKPPYNVNELTQQRALERLKDEDKIKNEINSILKERESLLKVLHEVNFVEKIYPTEANFILIKVDDANKRYDELIAKGIVIRNRTTQPLCENTLRLTIGTKEENQKLMEALKVISQI